From Edaphobacter lichenicola, the proteins below share one genomic window:
- a CDS encoding ABC transporter permease has translation MNGIMQDVRYALRQLRKAPGCTLTAVLTLALGIGANSAIFTLVHAVLLQNLPVSDPKALVRLGDKDDCCVMGGRPEEEDYSVFSYDLYRHLRDSTPEFEQLAAMQAGIGQGALTARRGSSNSLSKASSSEFVSGNYFQTFGLQPYAGRLLLPSDDVAGAPTAAVLSYGAWQRDYAMDSSVVGSTFQLNTHPVTVVGITPPSFYGDRMSDTPPDFFLPVTMEPILDPGALLNRPEVSWLYVLGRVKPGTQLGPLQEKMSGLLRDWLVPLKSYQSADGKKALPKTHLVLTPGGVGIANMQTEYRSGLELLMGISGLVLLIACANIANLVLVRGIARRAETSIRMALGAARKRIIRQMLTESVLLACLGGVAGLAVAYAGTKMLLALAFPESPGLPIHASPSLPMLGFAFGLSLLTGLIFGIAPAWITSHSEPAEALRGTNRSTRDSASLLQRSLVVTQAALSLVLLVGAGLLTRSLNKLEHQNFGLQTENRVVIHISPDNAGYKPDQLQALYGEILGRFRALPGVERVGLSIYTPLEGDNWGEGVTIQGRPEPGRNDHVGASWDRVTPDFFQVIGQQVLRGRGITDQDTGTSPMVAVVNETFVKKFFPNGEDPIGVHFGLDGVKSAGEIEIVGVVSDVKYVNPREAVRAMYFRPFLQHAPLSDNADVRSLFAGAIMLQMRGPSEGLEAQARRTLANINPNLTVVNFNTFGGQIEGQFSQEKLIARLTLMFGVLALVLASVGLYGVTAYTVARRTPEIGIRMALGAGRGSVVSMVLREAMLQAGVGLAIGLPVALLCVRLLKTQLYGTGGQDPLVLAGAVVVLIVSACVAGLIPARRAASTDPVKALRTE, from the coding sequence ATGAATGGGATCATGCAGGATGTCAGGTATGCACTGCGACAGTTGCGAAAGGCGCCGGGATGTACCCTGACGGCGGTTCTGACGCTTGCGCTGGGGATTGGCGCGAACTCGGCGATCTTTACGCTGGTGCATGCGGTGCTGCTGCAGAATCTGCCTGTGAGCGACCCTAAGGCGCTGGTGCGGTTGGGCGATAAAGATGATTGCTGTGTGATGGGGGGACGGCCCGAAGAGGAAGACTACTCCGTGTTTTCCTACGATCTGTATCGACACTTGCGCGATAGCACTCCTGAGTTTGAGCAGCTGGCGGCGATGCAGGCGGGGATAGGTCAGGGCGCTCTGACAGCGCGGCGGGGATCGAGCAACAGCTTGTCGAAGGCCTCCTCCAGTGAGTTTGTCTCGGGGAACTACTTTCAAACCTTCGGCCTTCAGCCTTATGCGGGACGACTTCTGCTGCCCTCTGACGATGTAGCGGGAGCGCCGACGGCTGCGGTGTTGAGCTATGGGGCCTGGCAGCGTGATTACGCTATGGACTCCTCCGTGGTGGGCAGCACGTTCCAATTGAATACGCATCCTGTGACTGTGGTGGGGATCACGCCACCTTCTTTTTATGGCGATCGGATGAGCGATACGCCGCCGGATTTCTTTCTTCCGGTGACGATGGAGCCGATTCTCGATCCGGGCGCGTTGCTGAATCGTCCGGAGGTGAGCTGGCTCTATGTGCTTGGCCGGGTAAAGCCTGGCACGCAGCTCGGTCCGCTGCAAGAGAAGATGAGCGGGCTGTTGCGGGACTGGCTGGTCCCGCTAAAGTCCTATCAGAGCGCGGACGGAAAGAAGGCGTTGCCGAAGACACATCTGGTCTTGACGCCGGGTGGGGTTGGGATTGCGAATATGCAGACGGAGTACAGAAGCGGATTGGAGCTTCTGATGGGGATCTCCGGACTGGTGCTGCTGATTGCTTGCGCGAATATTGCGAACCTGGTTTTGGTGCGCGGGATAGCGCGCCGGGCTGAGACCTCGATTCGTATGGCGCTTGGTGCCGCGCGAAAGAGAATTATTCGTCAGATGCTGACTGAGAGTGTGTTGCTGGCGTGCCTGGGAGGTGTGGCTGGACTTGCGGTGGCGTATGCAGGGACGAAGATGCTGTTGGCCTTGGCATTTCCCGAGTCACCGGGTCTGCCGATTCACGCGAGTCCGTCGCTGCCGATGCTGGGATTTGCGTTTGGCTTGTCGCTGCTGACTGGATTGATCTTTGGGATCGCGCCGGCATGGATCACCTCTCATTCGGAACCAGCGGAGGCGCTTCGGGGCACGAATCGGTCGACACGGGACAGCGCTTCTTTGCTGCAGCGCTCGTTGGTGGTGACGCAGGCGGCGCTGTCGCTGGTGTTGTTAGTGGGCGCTGGTCTGCTGACGAGAAGCTTGAATAAGCTCGAGCATCAAAACTTTGGATTGCAGACAGAGAATCGTGTGGTGATCCATATCAGTCCTGATAATGCGGGTTATAAGCCGGACCAGCTGCAGGCTCTCTATGGAGAGATACTGGGACGCTTTCGGGCGCTGCCGGGAGTCGAACGGGTGGGGTTGTCGATCTACACTCCGCTTGAAGGGGACAACTGGGGTGAGGGCGTAACGATCCAGGGGCGTCCTGAGCCTGGGCGGAACGATCATGTCGGCGCGTCGTGGGATCGTGTGACGCCGGATTTCTTTCAGGTGATCGGGCAACAGGTTTTGCGTGGGCGCGGAATTACTGATCAAGATACCGGGACTTCGCCGATGGTGGCCGTTGTGAATGAGACTTTCGTGAAGAAATTTTTCCCGAATGGTGAAGACCCGATTGGCGTTCACTTCGGTTTGGATGGTGTGAAGAGCGCGGGGGAGATAGAGATTGTCGGTGTGGTGTCGGATGTGAAGTATGTGAATCCGCGTGAGGCTGTTCGGGCGATGTACTTCCGGCCGTTTCTGCAACATGCTCCCTTGTCGGACAACGCGGATGTGCGGTCGCTCTTCGCAGGGGCGATCATGTTGCAGATGAGAGGACCATCGGAGGGACTGGAGGCGCAGGCGCGACGGACACTTGCGAATATCAATCCGAATCTGACCGTGGTTAACTTCAACACCTTCGGCGGTCAGATTGAGGGCCAGTTCAGCCAGGAGAAGTTGATTGCACGGTTGACGTTGATGTTTGGTGTGTTGGCGCTGGTGCTGGCTTCGGTTGGTCTGTATGGCGTGACGGCTTATACCGTTGCGCGGCGAACGCCTGAGATCGGGATACGGATGGCGCTCGGCGCGGGACGCGGCAGTGTGGTGAGTATGGTGCTGCGTGAGGCTATGCTGCAGGCTGGGGTTGGACTTGCGATCGGGTTGCCGGTTGCGTTGTTGTGCGTGCGTCTTCTGAAGACGCAACTGTATGGAACGGGTGGGCAGGATCCTCTTGTCCTTGCGGGAGCAGTTGTGGTGCTGATTGTGTCTGCGTGTGTTGCGGGGTTGATTCCGGCGCGGCGTGCGGCTTCGACTGATCCGGTCAAAGCGTTGAGGACTGAATAG
- a CDS encoding sigma-54-dependent transcriptional regulator — MLAERMDKKESGAEDAEASCRLLIADDQPHILEALRLLLKPEGYQLEMVRTPALVLDALAHESFDGVLIDLNYTRDTTSGQEGLDLVTRVKEIDAQLPVVVMTAWGNIDLAVEAMRRGAGDFIQKPWENARLLSILRTQMELHRSQKKMRWLEAENRILRAPGAPDFIAAAASMRPVLETMARVGPSDANVLITGEHGTGKEIVAQTLHRLSSRAERTLVAVNTGALPEGTFESELFGHVKGAFTDARTDRIGRFELASGGTLFLDEIANIPVRQQAKLLRVLETGELERVGSSKTQKVDVRMLSATNADLRAECAAGRFREDLLFRLNTVEISLPPLRERREDIPALAGHFMARYAERYRRQIQGLEPSALQIMLQYGWPGNVRELDHTIERAVLMARGTLIETADLGLNTQQRGSAQSMDDMSLEAVEAILIRKALARAGGNVSHAADALGLSRGALYRRIEKYGL, encoded by the coding sequence ATGTTGGCGGAGCGGATGGATAAGAAGGAGTCGGGTGCGGAAGATGCGGAGGCGTCGTGCAGGCTCCTGATTGCAGATGACCAGCCACATATTCTGGAGGCGCTGCGGCTGCTGCTGAAGCCGGAGGGGTACCAGTTGGAGATGGTGCGAACGCCGGCGCTGGTGCTGGACGCGCTCGCGCATGAGAGCTTCGACGGCGTGTTGATCGATCTGAACTACACGCGGGATACGACCTCGGGCCAGGAGGGTTTGGATCTGGTGACTCGAGTGAAGGAGATCGACGCGCAGCTGCCGGTGGTGGTGATGACGGCGTGGGGCAATATCGATCTTGCAGTGGAGGCGATGCGCCGTGGTGCGGGAGACTTCATCCAGAAGCCTTGGGAGAATGCGCGGTTGCTGAGTATTTTGCGGACGCAGATGGAGCTGCACCGGAGTCAGAAAAAGATGCGGTGGCTCGAGGCGGAGAATCGCATCCTGCGTGCTCCGGGTGCGCCGGACTTCATCGCCGCTGCGGCTTCGATGCGGCCAGTGCTGGAGACGATGGCGCGGGTGGGGCCGTCGGACGCGAATGTGTTGATTACGGGGGAGCATGGCACGGGGAAAGAGATTGTGGCGCAGACGCTGCATCGCTTGTCCTCGCGTGCGGAGCGAACGCTGGTGGCTGTGAATACGGGCGCGCTGCCTGAAGGAACCTTCGAGAGCGAGTTGTTCGGCCATGTGAAGGGAGCCTTTACCGATGCTCGAACGGACCGCATCGGGCGATTCGAATTGGCGAGTGGCGGGACGCTTTTTCTTGATGAGATTGCGAATATTCCGGTGCGGCAGCAGGCGAAGTTATTGCGTGTGCTGGAGACCGGCGAACTGGAGCGGGTAGGATCGTCGAAGACGCAGAAGGTGGATGTGCGGATGCTCTCTGCGACCAATGCGGATCTGCGAGCGGAGTGCGCGGCGGGACGCTTTCGGGAAGATCTGTTGTTTCGGTTGAATACGGTCGAGATCAGTCTGCCGCCGCTGCGGGAGCGACGTGAGGATATTCCGGCGCTGGCGGGGCACTTTATGGCGCGATACGCTGAACGATATCGAAGACAGATTCAAGGCCTGGAGCCGTCTGCGCTTCAGATCATGTTGCAGTATGGCTGGCCGGGCAACGTGCGCGAGCTGGATCACACGATTGAACGCGCGGTATTGATGGCTCGGGGGACGCTGATTGAAACCGCGGATCTGGGATTGAATACGCAGCAGCGGGGCTCGGCGCAGAGCATGGACGATATGAGCCTCGAGGCGGTGGAGGCGATTCTGATTCGCAAGGCACTTGCCCGTGCAGGTGGTAATGTGAGCCATGCGGCCGATGCGCTTGGATTGAGCAGAGGAGCGCTTTATCGCCGCATCGAAAAATATGGTCTCTGA
- a CDS encoding ABC transporter ATP-binding protein, giving the protein MAMDTMIQIEDLKKIFYTDEIETHALSGVHLNINRGEYVAMSGPSGCGKSTLLSIIGLLDTPTGGRYTLNGKEVANLNFADRSRIRNQEIGFIFQSFNLIGDLTVAENVELPLTYRAGMPATERKKRVQESLERVNMAHRMRHYPAQLSGGQQQRVAVARALAGSPSILLADEPTGNLDSKNGEAVMKLLQELHAEGATICMVTHDPRFAAHAERQVHLFDGKVVAEGELNRLLAEVEG; this is encoded by the coding sequence ATGGCGATGGACACGATGATTCAGATTGAGGACTTGAAGAAGATCTTTTATACGGACGAGATTGAGACGCATGCGCTTTCGGGCGTGCATTTGAATATCAATCGCGGGGAGTATGTGGCGATGTCCGGGCCGTCGGGGTGCGGGAAGTCTACGCTGCTGTCGATCATCGGGTTGCTGGATACGCCAACGGGCGGACGGTACACTCTGAACGGCAAGGAGGTCGCGAATCTGAATTTTGCGGATCGATCGAGGATTCGGAACCAGGAGATTGGGTTTATCTTTCAGAGCTTCAATCTGATTGGCGACCTGACGGTTGCCGAAAATGTGGAGCTGCCGCTGACCTATCGCGCGGGGATGCCGGCGACAGAGAGGAAGAAGCGCGTGCAGGAGTCGCTTGAGCGCGTGAATATGGCGCACAGGATGCGGCACTATCCTGCGCAACTCTCGGGTGGTCAGCAGCAGAGGGTGGCGGTGGCGAGAGCGTTGGCGGGTTCGCCGTCAATTCTGCTGGCCGATGAGCCTACGGGAAATCTTGACTCGAAGAATGGCGAGGCTGTGATGAAGCTGCTGCAGGAGCTGCATGCAGAGGGCGCGACGATCTGCATGGTGACGCACGATCCGCGGTTCGCAGCACATGCGGAGCGGCAGGTGCATCTGTTTGACGGCAAGGTAGTGGCGGAGGGTGAGCTGAATCGGCTGTTAGCGGAGGTAGAGGGATGA
- a CDS encoding DUF1003 domain-containing protein, translating to MGCKAEELRQIPLFALLDDEEIAVLAAQVEIKKFAARQRIYKLGEPGKHAYVMMSGTVRVTTVDRDHQEVLVDEPRDGEFFGFASMLEDTPHQTTALAMEETTCVEVSRDDIAALLQQKPMAGMDMLTVVSRQFHASQELVRLRASRNSNDVIEEEMSFGDRIADTVARFGGSWTFILLFGAVLLVYASANMVLKGRAWDPYPFILLNLFLSMLAAIQAPVIMMSQNRQDTKDRVRGELDYDVNLRAESEIQNLSGKLNMLTEKIGDVDDLLREHLKLKEQLPGR from the coding sequence ATGGGTTGTAAGGCGGAAGAGCTGAGGCAGATTCCTCTCTTTGCATTGCTCGACGATGAAGAGATAGCGGTGCTGGCAGCGCAGGTTGAGATCAAAAAGTTTGCTGCACGCCAACGCATCTACAAGCTGGGCGAACCTGGAAAACATGCCTACGTGATGATGTCGGGCACTGTGCGGGTGACGACGGTGGACCGCGATCATCAGGAGGTACTGGTGGATGAGCCGCGCGATGGTGAGTTCTTTGGCTTTGCTTCGATGCTGGAGGATACGCCTCATCAGACCACGGCACTGGCGATGGAAGAGACGACCTGCGTTGAAGTGAGCCGCGACGATATCGCCGCTCTGCTGCAGCAGAAGCCTATGGCGGGGATGGATATGCTGACCGTGGTGAGCCGTCAATTTCATGCGTCACAGGAGCTGGTGCGGCTTCGGGCCAGTCGCAACTCGAATGACGTGATCGAAGAGGAGATGAGCTTTGGAGACCGGATTGCCGACACGGTCGCACGATTCGGTGGATCCTGGACCTTCATCCTCTTATTCGGAGCTGTGCTCCTGGTCTATGCTTCGGCGAACATGGTTCTAAAGGGCAGAGCATGGGACCCCTATCCGTTTATTTTGCTCAATCTGTTTCTATCTATGCTGGCCGCTATCCAGGCCCCAGTTATTATGATGAGTCAGAATCGTCAGGACACAAAAGACCGGGTGCGCGGTGAGTTGGACTACGATGTGAATCTTCGTGCTGAGTCCGAGATTCAAAATCTGTCGGGCAAACTGAATATGCTGACGGAGAAGATCGGCGATGTTGATGATCTTTTGCGGGAGCATTTGAAGCTAAAGGAACAATTGCCTGGACGATAA
- the kdpF gene encoding K(+)-transporting ATPase subunit F, with translation MIETLLLSLVTVLLLIYLVYALLRPEKF, from the coding sequence ATGATCGAGACATTACTGCTTAGCCTGGTAACCGTGTTGTTGCTGATCTATCTGGTTTATGCGCTGCTGCGCCCCGAAAAGTTTTAA
- a CDS encoding sensor histidine kinase translates to MRLTRMPLGRSGRRVSFEKRLRLWLCLPGLLMLVLCWLLLRHHSDVLLQSLVLLGLALGWIFAVSVLMEQIVRPLQTLANVVAALREDDFSFRARGGQRNDAMGDLALEINRLAGMLQGQRASALEAMALVERVMESMKSPVLAFDPEGRLKLLNAAGERAFGLQVRTALGHSAVGLKLEQLLDVADEEVMSLGSGQQSVRWVVKRTSFRLRGVPHTLFVLSDVSAALREEERLAWERLIRVLGHEINNSLTPIKSIAGSLRGRLAALGSAFGERTDFERGLEVIENRSESLNRFLQAYRQLMGLPAPRLAPVSVATLAQRAALLERRVAVTVEGAAEVVVQVDADHIEQALINLVRNAADAALSPDHAGGGDPHVEIVWATVGSEVVIGVVDNGPGLTNAGNLFVPFYTTKPGGTGIGLVLAQQIAQAHRGSVQLANRTDGYTGCRADLRLPLAG, encoded by the coding sequence ATGAGGCTGACCCGCATGCCGCTGGGGCGATCGGGGCGGCGGGTGAGTTTTGAAAAGAGACTGCGCCTATGGCTTTGCCTTCCCGGGCTGCTGATGCTGGTGTTGTGCTGGCTCCTGTTGCGGCATCATTCGGATGTTCTTCTGCAGAGTCTTGTTCTGCTGGGTCTGGCGCTGGGATGGATCTTTGCGGTCTCGGTTTTGATGGAGCAGATCGTTCGACCACTGCAGACGCTGGCGAATGTCGTGGCTGCGTTGCGGGAGGATGACTTTTCTTTCAGGGCTCGCGGAGGTCAGAGAAACGACGCCATGGGGGATCTGGCGCTTGAGATCAATCGACTGGCGGGAATGCTGCAGGGGCAACGTGCAAGCGCGTTAGAGGCAATGGCTCTGGTGGAGCGCGTGATGGAGTCGATGAAGTCGCCGGTGCTGGCGTTTGATCCTGAGGGTCGATTGAAGTTGCTGAACGCGGCAGGGGAGCGGGCGTTTGGGTTGCAGGTTCGGACGGCGCTCGGTCACTCCGCTGTGGGGTTGAAGCTGGAGCAGCTGCTTGATGTAGCGGATGAAGAGGTGATGTCGCTGGGTAGCGGGCAACAGTCGGTGCGGTGGGTGGTAAAGAGGACTAGCTTCCGGCTGCGCGGCGTGCCGCATACGTTGTTTGTGCTGTCGGATGTGAGCGCTGCTTTGAGGGAGGAGGAGCGGCTTGCGTGGGAGAGGTTGATTCGCGTTCTGGGACACGAGATCAATAATTCGCTGACGCCTATCAAGTCGATTGCGGGGAGCCTTCGCGGCCGACTTGCGGCTTTGGGGAGCGCATTTGGCGAGCGTACTGATTTTGAGAGGGGCCTCGAGGTTATCGAGAATCGCTCCGAGTCGCTTAACCGGTTTCTGCAGGCGTACCGTCAGTTGATGGGTCTGCCGGCACCGCGGTTGGCTCCGGTCTCTGTGGCGACTCTTGCGCAACGGGCGGCCTTGCTGGAGAGGCGGGTTGCAGTGACGGTAGAAGGTGCGGCAGAGGTTGTCGTGCAGGTGGATGCCGACCATATTGAACAGGCGCTGATTAATCTGGTTCGCAATGCAGCCGATGCTGCGCTTAGTCCAGATCATGCCGGTGGAGGTGATCCCCATGTGGAGATCGTTTGGGCGACAGTCGGTTCGGAGGTTGTGATTGGGGTGGTGGACAATGGGCCTGGGTTGACGAACGCGGGCAATCTGTTTGTTCCGTTTTATACAACCAAGCCGGGAGGGACAGGAATCGGCCTGGTTCTCGCGCAACAGATTGCACAGGCGCACCGAGGATCGGTGCAGTTGGCTAACCGTACGGACGGGTACACGGGGTGCAGGGCCGATCTTCGGCTGCCGCTTGCTGGATAA
- a CDS encoding ABC transporter ATP-binding protein yields MIELKQLERSYKTGHTETWVLRRINLTIREGEFVTVMGPSGAGKSSLLNVLAMLDDQWRGEFYFAGDAVHAMNRKQRAELARRRIGMVFQSYHLLDDLTVAENIDLPLSYKDIPKSERQALVADTLDRFNIVGKKDLFPNQLSGGQQQLVGIARAVIHKPDLLLADEPTGNLHSEQAKEIMQLFRRLNEEGTTVVQVTHSEANAEYGTRTIELRDGWLSRDTAGLVAAEGAGVRA; encoded by the coding sequence ATGATTGAGTTGAAACAGCTGGAGCGGAGTTATAAGACGGGTCACACCGAGACGTGGGTGCTGCGACGAATCAATCTCACCATCCGTGAAGGTGAATTTGTAACCGTGATGGGTCCGTCTGGAGCGGGGAAGTCTTCGCTGTTGAATGTGCTGGCGATGCTGGACGATCAATGGAGGGGGGAGTTTTACTTTGCCGGCGATGCCGTTCATGCGATGAACCGCAAACAGAGGGCAGAACTGGCTCGGCGACGAATTGGGATGGTGTTTCAGAGCTATCACCTGCTGGACGATCTGACTGTTGCGGAGAATATCGATCTGCCGTTGTCGTACAAAGATATTCCGAAGTCGGAGCGGCAGGCTCTGGTTGCGGATACGTTGGACCGCTTCAACATTGTAGGGAAGAAGGATCTGTTCCCGAACCAGCTCTCTGGCGGGCAACAGCAGTTGGTGGGCATTGCGCGGGCAGTGATTCACAAGCCGGATCTTTTGCTGGCCGATGAGCCGACGGGCAACCTCCATTCGGAGCAGGCCAAGGAGATCATGCAGTTGTTTCGCAGATTGAATGAAGAGGGAACGACGGTGGTGCAGGTGACTCATTCGGAGGCGAACGCAGAGTATGGCACGCGGACGATTGAGTTGCGAGATGGATGGCTCTCTCGAGATACGGCGGGACTTGTAGCGGCTGAAGGGGCGGGGGTGCGAGCGTGA
- a CDS encoding TolC family protein translates to MKGSSLLRCFGLVVLLEVPLLAQVQQATVAQTPATAQPALRLDIPHSDNPLNTYRASLVPKPNLANSPRIDALVKDGVLELSLRDAISLALENNLDIAIARYNIPIAAADVLRTQAGGSFRGVNTGVVQNTPGGGVGGFGSGSSGAGAGGTSGGAGGAGSGASGLVSSTLGAGTTVSSYDPALTGTFSIEHYAQPLSNTIVYGVPQLQQNTTTGNVGYAQAFPTGTSISAVFDNSRGTTNSPESFLVPTLNSYYHFAIQQQLLAGFGLGPNLRFLRIAKNNQRISDEAFKLQVVTTVTQIANMYWDLVAAYEDEGVKNRSLEFARQALESGRKQLALQAIPAMDVMKDEAEEASREQDLTIAKTTLQFQELLIKNALTKNLDDPILEAMPVRPTDQSTMANTTPQGPTEDMAARALKDRLELGESDIDLENRRLSRDAARNALLPSVALTAYYGGSGLAGLQNPASGTISTKPLDFGGALQTAFNNSAPDYYVGLTVSIPLRNRVAKSDQYRAELETRQSELRLEQLKKQIRIEVRNAQYALEQSEARVVSARKGRDLAQKTFDITAKEQELGAGSNYQTLTARRDLAAAESTLVAAMTAYQKAKIEVDRAVGSTLEANDISIESAKTGIAPSGQ, encoded by the coding sequence GTGAAAGGAAGTTCACTGCTTCGGTGCTTCGGCCTGGTTGTGTTGTTGGAGGTGCCTTTGCTGGCGCAGGTGCAGCAGGCTACTGTGGCCCAAACCCCAGCGACGGCGCAACCTGCGTTGCGGCTGGATATTCCGCACTCTGATAATCCGCTGAATACGTACCGGGCTTCGCTGGTGCCGAAACCGAACCTGGCGAACTCGCCACGAATTGACGCACTGGTGAAGGACGGAGTTCTTGAGTTGAGCTTGAGGGATGCGATCTCCTTGGCTTTGGAAAACAATCTTGACATTGCGATTGCACGATACAACATTCCGATTGCTGCTGCGGACGTTTTGCGCACGCAGGCGGGCGGCTCGTTTCGTGGAGTCAACACCGGTGTGGTGCAGAATACGCCGGGGGGAGGTGTAGGCGGCTTTGGCTCAGGATCGAGTGGGGCTGGCGCTGGTGGTACATCGGGAGGCGCTGGCGGTGCGGGCTCGGGTGCATCGGGCCTTGTCTCGTCGACGCTTGGTGCAGGTACGACTGTGTCCTCCTATGATCCCGCGCTCACGGGGACGTTCAGTATCGAGCATTATGCGCAGCCGTTGTCGAATACGATCGTCTATGGAGTTCCGCAGTTGCAGCAGAATACGACGACGGGAAATGTTGGATATGCTCAGGCTTTTCCGACGGGAACTTCGATCTCGGCGGTCTTCGATAACAGTCGCGGAACCACAAACAGTCCGGAGAGCTTTCTCGTCCCGACGCTGAACTCGTACTATCACTTCGCAATACAACAGCAGCTGCTTGCGGGCTTCGGCCTTGGACCGAACCTGCGGTTTCTGAGAATCGCCAAAAACAACCAGCGAATTTCGGATGAGGCGTTCAAGCTGCAAGTGGTGACGACGGTGACCCAGATTGCGAATATGTACTGGGATCTGGTGGCCGCGTACGAAGATGAAGGGGTCAAGAACCGTTCGCTTGAGTTTGCTCGACAGGCGCTGGAGAGTGGGCGCAAGCAGCTGGCACTCCAAGCGATTCCTGCGATGGATGTGATGAAAGACGAGGCAGAGGAGGCCAGCCGCGAGCAGGACCTGACGATTGCGAAGACGACGTTGCAGTTTCAGGAGTTGCTGATCAAGAATGCGCTGACGAAGAATCTGGACGATCCGATTCTGGAGGCGATGCCGGTGCGCCCGACCGATCAGAGTACGATGGCGAACACGACTCCGCAGGGTCCGACTGAAGATATGGCGGCGCGTGCGCTGAAGGACCGGCTGGAGTTGGGGGAGTCGGATATTGATCTTGAGAACAGACGACTGAGCCGGGATGCGGCGCGCAACGCTTTGCTGCCTTCGGTTGCGTTGACAGCCTACTACGGAGGGTCGGGTCTGGCCGGGTTGCAAAATCCTGCGTCGGGCACGATCTCAACTAAGCCCCTGGACTTTGGCGGAGCATTGCAGACAGCTTTCAATAACAGCGCTCCTGACTATTATGTCGGGCTGACGGTTAGTATTCCTCTGCGAAATCGAGTGGCGAAGTCGGACCAATATCGCGCGGAGCTGGAGACGAGACAGTCTGAGCTGCGGTTGGAGCAGTTGAAGAAGCAGATTCGGATCGAGGTCCGAAACGCTCAATATGCGCTGGAGCAGAGTGAGGCGCGGGTGGTTTCGGCGCGCAAAGGGCGCGACCTGGCGCAGAAGACCTTCGACATCACCGCCAAGGAGCAGGAACTGGGCGCGGGGTCGAACTATCAGACTCTTACTGCGCGGCGTGATCTGGCGGCGGCGGAGTCTACGCTGGTCGCAGCCATGACGGCATATCAAAAGGCTAAGATTGAAGTGGATCGCGCGGTCGGCTCTACGTTGGAAGCAAACGATATTTCGATAGAATCGGCGAAGACGGGTATAGCCCCGAGCGGGCAGTAG